In Geopsychrobacter electrodiphilus DSM 16401, a single window of DNA contains:
- a CDS encoding secondary thiamine-phosphate synthase enzyme YjbQ, whose amino-acid sequence MRSYRKELWFEIQTRRGFRNITSDVEDCLRKSGIKEGLVLVNAMHITASVFVNDDEPGLHRDFERWLEELAPHLPLSSYQHNRTGEDNGDAHIKRTLMGREVVVAVTAGALDFGPWEQIFYGEFDGQRAKRVLVKIIGE is encoded by the coding sequence ATGAGATCCTACCGAAAGGAATTATGGTTTGAAATTCAAACGCGAAGAGGATTTCGTAATATCACTTCTGATGTTGAAGATTGTCTACGTAAGAGTGGGATAAAAGAAGGATTAGTCCTGGTGAATGCGATGCATATTACAGCGTCTGTGTTTGTTAACGATGATGAGCCCGGGCTGCACCGGGATTTTGAACGCTGGCTCGAAGAATTGGCCCCTCACTTACCGTTGTCCAGTTATCAGCATAATCGAACCGGCGAGGATAACGGCGATGCGCATATCAAGCGCACCCTGATGGGGAGAGAAGTTGTCGTCGCAGTAACGGCGGGGGCTCTCGATTTTGGGCCCTGGGAACAGATTTTTTACGGGGAATTTGACGGCCAGAGAGCCAAGCGGGTTCTGGTTAAAATTATTGGGGAGTAA
- a CDS encoding peptidase U32 family protein, whose amino-acid sequence MRIISPVDHAREAVSLLQAGADELYGGYVPHAWQQRFGLLASINQRTFDGAQIDSYGGLCTVAQACKDSGGQFALTLNTSFYTDAQLPLLLDYVGEALEAGVTSVILADLGLLRTLKAEFPRLLFHASTLAHLTNSAAIRFYQAQGIGRVILPRHLSLAEMVEIRRQVPDIPCDAFLLVGKCPNTEGLCSFHHSSADKIWPCEIPYQIEPVAEPVSLPLKQAMKAQASWATTNRRHGCGLCAIPQLMHAGFDGLKLVGRGAPTQRKLMNISTAVEYSKLALEIKDFSTYREAAISSHKRIFGVSCSENVCYYPELFEHC is encoded by the coding sequence ATGAGAATTATTTCTCCAGTTGATCATGCCCGGGAAGCCGTCTCTCTGCTTCAGGCCGGTGCCGATGAGCTCTACGGTGGTTATGTCCCCCATGCATGGCAACAACGGTTTGGTTTGTTGGCATCAATCAATCAACGCACCTTCGATGGCGCTCAGATTGACAGCTATGGCGGGCTCTGTACCGTGGCGCAAGCCTGTAAGGACTCAGGTGGACAATTTGCGTTGACGCTGAATACCTCCTTTTATACCGATGCGCAGCTTCCTTTGTTGCTCGATTATGTTGGTGAAGCGCTTGAGGCCGGAGTCACTAGCGTTATTTTGGCAGATCTTGGTCTGTTACGGACGTTAAAAGCTGAATTCCCCCGGCTCTTGTTTCATGCCAGTACGCTGGCGCATTTGACTAATTCCGCCGCAATTCGTTTTTATCAGGCCCAGGGGATCGGTCGGGTTATTCTGCCGCGTCATCTGAGTCTTGCCGAAATGGTTGAGATTCGTCGTCAGGTCCCTGATATCCCTTGTGATGCCTTTCTTCTCGTGGGCAAATGTCCCAATACGGAAGGCCTCTGTTCATTTCATCACAGCAGTGCCGACAAAATCTGGCCTTGCGAAATACCCTATCAGATAGAGCCGGTAGCTGAGCCGGTGTCTTTACCTCTGAAGCAGGCAATGAAAGCTCAAGCGAGCTGGGCGACGACCAACCGCCGTCACGGTTGTGGACTCTGTGCGATTCCGCAACTCATGCATGCTGGCTTCGACGGCTTGAAACTGGTCGGGCGTGGAGCGCCGACACAGAGAAAACTGATGAATATTTCCACGGCCGTCGAATATTCAAAGCTGGCGCTGGAAATCAAAGATTTTTCGACCTATCGGGAGGCAGCAATTTCTTCCCATAAGCGTATTTTCGGAGTATCCTGCAGCGAAAATGTCTGTTATTACCCGGAACTATTTGAACATTGTTGA
- a CDS encoding polysaccharide deacetylase family protein: protein MFLLVFSAIPSPADVHVFIYHRFNESIYPSTNISTDVFAAQLAYLKKGGFQVLPLSRIAQLVVDGEPLPEKVVGLSIDDAFTSFSSQALPLLEEYGFPATLFVNTAAVGDHGYLDWSQLQDAMSHGVEIGNHTESHAYLVEMKAGETVSQWQERIRADIERSQQSLKAHLGITPDIFAYTYGEYTPAVIGLVRQLGFKAAFAQQSGVICRHSDIWTLPRFPMGGPYATLEGFISKLNMRPLKVLEISPNDPVIRLQNPPVMKLRLADPAVAQGKINCFVQGDNVCHAEKDPERINEILVRADKPLSGRRNKYTLTALGDDGRWKWFSKLWINAHRPVPAISDQP from the coding sequence TTGTTTTTGTTGGTATTTAGTGCGATCCCTTCCCCGGCCGATGTTCATGTTTTTATCTATCACCGGTTTAATGAATCCATCTATCCGTCGACTAATATTTCCACAGACGTTTTTGCTGCACAACTCGCTTACCTTAAAAAGGGTGGTTTCCAGGTTTTACCGCTCTCGCGTATTGCCCAATTGGTGGTTGACGGGGAGCCTCTTCCCGAAAAGGTCGTTGGCCTCAGCATTGATGATGCCTTCACCTCTTTTTCCAGCCAGGCATTGCCTTTACTGGAAGAATACGGTTTCCCGGCGACTCTGTTTGTCAATACGGCTGCTGTTGGGGACCACGGTTATCTCGATTGGTCTCAGTTGCAGGATGCCATGTCCCACGGAGTGGAAATAGGCAATCATACGGAGAGTCACGCCTATCTTGTCGAAATGAAAGCTGGTGAAACTGTGTCCCAGTGGCAGGAACGTATTCGAGCGGACATCGAACGGTCACAGCAATCATTAAAAGCCCATTTGGGGATCACTCCTGATATTTTCGCTTACACCTATGGCGAGTATACCCCTGCAGTGATTGGGCTTGTGCGGCAACTTGGATTTAAAGCCGCCTTTGCTCAGCAATCGGGCGTCATTTGCCGGCATTCAGATATTTGGACTCTACCGCGATTTCCCATGGGAGGACCTTATGCGACCCTTGAAGGATTCATTTCAAAACTCAATATGAGGCCCCTTAAAGTACTTGAGATTTCCCCAAATGATCCGGTTATTCGTCTGCAGAATCCTCCGGTTATGAAGCTAAGACTGGCCGACCCCGCTGTTGCTCAGGGGAAGATAAACTGTTTCGTGCAGGGGGATAATGTTTGCCACGCTGAAAAGGATCCTGAACGCATAAATGAAATTTTGGTACGCGCAGATAAGCCGCTCAGCGGCCGGCGGAACAAATATACTTTAACGGCTCTGGGAGATGACGGACGCTGGAAGTGGTTTAGTAAACTCTGGATTAATGCTCACCGGCCAGTACCCGCAATAAGTGATCAGCCTTGA
- a CDS encoding HD domain-containing protein, with product MMTFDEKTVQRMTTDILELLATHYGGGMSEELFEDGLDAVQRALDVARICHAGQVRKSGEPYMFHPLRVSHLAARHWMDFSSVIAALLHDVVEDTPVTIEDIRADFGDEVALLVDGLTKVESTELSREETKMESYRKQILAAIADVRVLCLKFWDRIDNLQTISALPPIKQKRIAEETREIYVPLANHLGMGYVANTLDSLSLYLLYPRRGVSFDQRVEMTRDEKASFLRRERALIINACEHQKVGVLLKDRWRPFSILAARQSTRGFSALYTLEAQVDSTMDAYIFLGVLHSLYSPIPGKLRDHLVVPSQHGYQSLKTTVQAGEQRMRVEITTRKLARFNESGVLAPGFEFRRQNFRNLMKSLTEGESAFDTQALILASKTIQVYTPLGESLVLPEGSSALDFAFDIHETVGIHAVRARINGQTRLLKTRLLDGDQIEIETSKQAEVLPKWLEWAVTPKARNTIRRYLRKKVKKPD from the coding sequence ATGATGACTTTTGATGAAAAAACCGTTCAACGCATGACAACAGACATTTTGGAGCTGCTCGCGACTCACTACGGTGGTGGTATGTCCGAAGAGCTGTTTGAGGATGGACTCGATGCCGTCCAGCGTGCCCTCGATGTCGCACGTATATGTCATGCTGGACAGGTGCGTAAGTCAGGTGAGCCCTACATGTTTCACCCGCTGCGTGTTTCCCATCTAGCGGCAAGACACTGGATGGATTTTTCATCTGTTATTGCCGCACTCTTGCATGACGTTGTTGAAGATACTCCTGTAACAATCGAAGATATTCGCGCTGATTTCGGAGACGAAGTTGCCCTTTTGGTCGATGGCCTCACCAAGGTCGAATCGACCGAATTAAGTCGTGAAGAAACTAAAATGGAGTCTTATCGTAAACAGATACTGGCTGCCATTGCTGATGTACGTGTTCTGTGTCTGAAGTTCTGGGATCGCATCGATAATCTGCAAACAATTTCAGCTTTACCCCCCATCAAACAAAAACGTATTGCTGAAGAAACCCGCGAGATTTACGTCCCTCTGGCAAACCATCTGGGGATGGGTTATGTCGCAAACACTCTGGATTCGCTTTCACTCTACCTGCTTTATCCGCGTCGCGGTGTCAGTTTTGATCAACGTGTAGAGATGACACGCGATGAAAAAGCCAGTTTTTTACGCCGTGAAAGAGCTCTTATTATCAATGCATGTGAGCATCAAAAAGTTGGGGTACTGCTTAAAGACCGCTGGCGTCCTTTCTCGATTCTGGCGGCCCGGCAGTCCACACGTGGGTTTTCCGCCCTCTATACTCTGGAGGCGCAGGTTGATAGCACCATGGATGCTTATATATTTCTAGGTGTCCTGCATAGCCTTTATTCGCCGATCCCAGGAAAACTGCGTGATCACCTGGTCGTGCCTTCACAGCATGGCTATCAGTCACTCAAAACGACGGTTCAGGCGGGGGAGCAGAGGATGCGGGTTGAAATAACAACGCGCAAGCTGGCTCGTTTTAATGAATCCGGCGTTTTGGCGCCCGGGTTTGAATTCAGGCGGCAAAATTTTCGCAATCTTATGAAATCCCTGACTGAAGGCGAATCGGCTTTTGATACCCAAGCGCTGATTCTGGCCTCGAAGACGATACAGGTTTACACTCCGCTTGGGGAAAGCCTGGTCCTGCCTGAGGGGAGCAGTGCCCTTGACTTCGCATTCGACATTCATGAAACAGTAGGGATTCATGCGGTGAGAGCCCGGATTAACGGTCAGACTCGACTCTTGAAAACCCGATTGCTTGATGGTGATCAGATTGAAATTGAAACTTCGAAACAGGCCGAAGTTTTACCGAAATGGCTCGAGTGGGCGGTTACACCAAAAGCGCGGAACACCATCCGCCGTTATTTGCGGAAAAAGGTCAAAAAGCCTGATTAA
- a CDS encoding glucosaminidase domain-containing protein has protein sequence MANLSRKSGQLLLFFCATTLLLASCTDSVAPTYVGTPIRIIDPKTVVDLEDIFIRFSYDMKRLNAGVPPIIFESLPAEISDVNSLARRKTLFLQTMLPMVLLANQEISKERTELFKLKTLINENTPLSSDQQSILLTLKKRYSVQNDVSEAEALTLLERRIDLVPPGLALAQAANESAWGTSRFSQLGNNLFGEWTFNPGTGIIPEDRPEGATYEVRRFATLYDSIRSYLRNLNTHSAYAEFRELRFEARKRGEKLNGLTLAAGLSKYSTRREEYVLDLQNLIRQNNLQRFAFAKLRQG, from the coding sequence ATGGCCAATTTATCACGAAAATCAGGTCAACTTCTTTTATTCTTCTGTGCGACAACGTTGCTTCTGGCAAGTTGCACTGACAGCGTTGCCCCAACCTACGTCGGAACACCTATCCGCATTATTGATCCCAAGACTGTCGTTGACCTCGAAGATATCTTTATCCGTTTCAGTTATGACATGAAACGATTAAATGCCGGCGTGCCACCTATTATTTTTGAATCCCTGCCCGCTGAAATCTCTGACGTCAACTCTCTGGCACGGAGAAAAACTCTGTTCTTACAGACCATGTTGCCAATGGTCCTGCTGGCTAATCAGGAAATTTCCAAGGAGCGCACCGAACTGTTTAAACTGAAGACGCTTATCAACGAGAACACCCCTTTGAGCAGTGACCAGCAGAGCATTCTCTTAACCCTGAAAAAACGTTACTCCGTACAAAATGACGTCTCTGAAGCAGAGGCCCTGACATTACTGGAGCGCCGAATTGATCTGGTCCCCCCCGGCCTGGCCCTTGCTCAGGCTGCCAATGAATCTGCCTGGGGAACATCACGTTTTTCACAACTCGGGAACAATCTCTTTGGCGAGTGGACCTTTAACCCGGGGACCGGCATCATACCGGAGGACCGCCCTGAAGGGGCGACATACGAGGTACGCCGTTTTGCTACCCTTTATGATTCGATCAGGTCTTACCTGCGCAACCTCAATACCCACAGTGCCTATGCTGAGTTCAGAGAACTCCGATTTGAAGCACGGAAGCGTGGGGAAAAGCTGAATGGTCTGACCCTCGCAGCGGGCCTGTCAAAATACTCGACTCGCCGCGAAGAGTACGTCCTCGATCTGCAAAATCTGATTCGGCAAAACAATCTGCAACGCTTTGCTTTCGCAAAACTGCGTCAAGGCTGA
- a CDS encoding histidine triad nucleotide-binding protein: MPTDCLFCKIAEGEIPVTFVYEDDQIVAFNDIEPQAPHHILIIPRQHICTTLDLTNDESSLVGHIYFVAGEIARQLGFADDGFRLVNNCNKAGGQVIWHLHFHLLAGRQMLWPPG, translated from the coding sequence ATGCCAACTGACTGTCTTTTTTGTAAAATAGCTGAAGGGGAGATCCCGGTCACGTTTGTATACGAAGATGACCAGATCGTTGCATTTAATGATATCGAACCTCAGGCACCGCATCACATTTTAATTATCCCGCGTCAACATATCTGCACAACTCTCGATTTGACCAATGACGAGAGCTCTCTCGTTGGCCATATTTATTTTGTTGCCGGTGAAATTGCCCGTCAACTCGGATTTGCCGACGACGGTTTTCGCCTGGTGAATAATTGCAATAAGGCCGGAGGGCAGGTCATCTGGCATTTGCATTTTCATCTCCTGGCGGGCCGGCAGATGCTTTGGCCACCGGGTTGA
- a CDS encoding ferritin family protein, producing the protein MSEGVCYTFEAAIEKAIEMEENGFRSYLRAISILKNKHAREVLRDAALDEMRHKQELEKALLNGTMEGRGQMQTRVQTMNLNYMLGQQTLKPDADVRQALAYAIHIEKEAIDFYQRMIEGCAGAPMVPVFQLLLNDEARHLQQLENIYEDHFLTEN; encoded by the coding sequence ATGTCAGAAGGGGTCTGCTACACCTTTGAGGCGGCCATCGAAAAAGCGATAGAAATGGAAGAGAACGGCTTTCGTTCGTATTTGCGTGCGATCTCGATTCTAAAAAACAAACATGCACGTGAGGTTCTGCGCGATGCTGCCCTGGATGAAATGCGGCATAAGCAGGAGCTCGAAAAAGCTTTATTGAATGGCACGATGGAGGGAAGAGGTCAGATGCAGACGAGGGTGCAAACCATGAATCTCAACTACATGCTCGGACAGCAGACACTTAAGCCCGATGCCGATGTGCGTCAGGCTCTTGCTTATGCGATTCATATCGAAAAAGAAGCGATCGATTTTTATCAGCGCATGATTGAGGGCTGCGCAGGGGCACCAATGGTGCCTGTATTTCAACTCCTTTTGAATGATGAAGCACGGCACCTACAGCAATTGGAAAATATATACGAGGATCACTTTTTGACGGAAAATTGA